A genomic region of Helicoverpa armigera isolate CAAS_96S chromosome 31, ASM3070526v1, whole genome shotgun sequence contains the following coding sequences:
- the LOC110383033 gene encoding lysosomal alpha-mannosidase, whose translation MTAVTKDLLTPLVEYGEGCGYMSCPIMGENVLNVHVVPSTHAELGYTRTFYQHFTGYDDIYDHSKVNMKNILDAVITALWAHEERKFTFSDMPYFFHWWKNRDMTVKRMIYQLLRQGRLYFVGGGWSMSDEATTSYHAIIDHFTYNLRKINATFLDCGRPLVTWQADVYGHSKEFASLMAQMGFDGHFINPISYEDELSRMKSKSLEFIWRGSDDLGQDTDIYTHKLFDGYWSPPGFCFGGFCNDPLIITSDATFSNVEERVKVFLHQISQRQSPYYTTRNVMVVMGTRLGYHDANTWFDNIDKLIANVNSRQSNYNKGKVYLFYSTPACYLKAVHSASPKLSTKQDDFFPFTYDKDTHASGMYTSRPVIKYLAREVHHYIQIAKQLQVFAQLGNNDRRFEELMWISGVLQDHTIITGGMRPHVTEYYARKAFLAREICLQIFRPALNILRKSPKEMIYYSCQFNVSSCWTLEGNRFFIVIYNPLSWPVTMPVRLPVTRGIYTIYDPKGIKQNHSVFSIPDLVKSVPHRGDYATEDEIVFIAESIPPLGFKSYYVDRLTIRSRTKRSIIKKLNKNSKKKKYLTRQTNNLKIDDKSLLDDIPEYEYFEDATEKISPSSKLNLVNVSKVKELEMYTDFVFTPPPQKVLEIDEELEAQKIVLQSSSTAAPVPFTTRTTTTTSTTTTASTSTFTTTSTTKRPFTTTTTATTKGTTTKTTPNYVEYYDEDTTENIVESTTPYFDFEKYYRRMEKSGYHSMESSDNFIKNEYIQINFNDKRKLLSIALSNGVSISFDVQICYYVSDDPTKLGTDKKKPGPYIFRPMDPQPLLISDNLEAKVLKSDIVEELQIKFSNYAGVTLRLYKGLPTIELDWIVGPIPVYDDLGKEIFIRYVTDLNNKGVFYTDSNGRQTIKRIREVRPTYTPTIMDAASAVAGNFYPVTSKIYIEDLEKNIRLSVFPDRSQGGTSLLDGNIDLMLNRRIFTDDSGIQAYLNETEFGQGLIVRGTHHLYISKADFRPNKVFEKKFAKELELGPKVFTSIHPSYFNISYDAWKDNTNEYSALRMKVPIGIHVLTVEKWHDKLLIRLENYLEKSDVVRNRIKKVFITDLFRDFRITELRETTLSAHIWLEDYFPLQWQKEKFVKNFNQVYGNISNLVFSEDSGFPDRPFTRVNLDRGIDLKPQQIRTFVASYVRL comes from the exons ATGACAGCTGTCACGAAAGATCTGCTCACCCCACTAGTGGAGTACGGAGAAGGATGCGGATATATG AGTTGTCCCATAATGGGTGAAAACGTGCTAAACGTGCACGTTGTACCGAGCACACACGCCGAACTAGGATATACTAGGACATTCTACCAGCATTTTACTGGCT ATGATGATATCTACGACCACAGTAAAGTCAATATGAAGAATATCTTGGATGCTGTCATTACCGCGCTCTGGGCTCATGAGGAACGAAA gtTTACATTCTCCGATATGCCATACTTTTTCCACTGGTGGAAAAATAGAGATATGACAG TCAAGCGCATGATCTACCAGCTACTTCGTCAGGGTCGACTGTATTTCGTCGGCGGGGGATGGAGTATGAGCGACGAGGCTACCACCAGCTATCATGCTATTATTGATCATTTTACTTATAACCTCAG AAAAATCAACGCCACATTCCTAGATTGCGGGCGTCCTCTAGTCACCTGGCAGGCGGACGTCTACGGCCACTCCAAGGAGTTCGCATCATTGATGGCTCAGATGGGCTTTGATGGCCACTTCATCAATCCCATCAGCTATGAGGACGAGCTCAGCAGGATGAAGAGTAAAAGCTTGGAGTTCATTTGGAGAGGGAGCGATGATTTGG GGCAAGACACAGATATCTACACGCACAAGCTGTTCGACGGCTACTGGTCTCCGCCAGGGTTCTGCTTCGGAGGCTTCTGCAACGACCCTCTCATCATCACGTCGGATGCCACCTTCAGTAACGTGGAGGAACGG GTAAAGGTATTCCTGCATCAGATCTCTCAGCGGCAGAGTCCGTACTACACGACTCGGAATGTGATGGTCGTGATGGGAACAAGGCTCGGCTACCATGACGCTAACACCTGGTTTGATAATATTGATAAGCTTATTGC taaCGTAAATTCGCGGCAATCAAATTATAACAAGGGCAAAGTTTATCTATTCTATTCAACTCCAGCTTGTTACCTGAAAGCGGTACATTCGGCTTC ACCGAAGTTATCAACGAAACAGGATGATTTCTTCCCGTTTACTTACGACAAGGACACGCATGCATCAGGCATGTATACCTCGCGACCGGTGATCAAGTACCTAGCTAGGGAAGTGCATCATTATATACAG aTCGCTAAACAATTACAAGTATTCGCTCAACTAGGCAACAATGATAGAAGATTTGAAGAACTGATGTGGATTTCAG gagTTCTTCAAGACCATACTATTATAACTGGTGGTATGAGGCCCCATGTTACTGAGTATTATGCTAGAAAAGCGTTCCTTGCTAGAGAAATATGTTTGCAGATTTTCAGACCGGCTTTAAA TATTCTGCGTAAATCTCCAAAAGAGATGATTTACTACTCGTGTCAGTTCAACGTGTCATCCTGTTGGACTTTAGAGGGAAATCGATTCTTT ATAGTAATATACAACCCGCTATCCTGGCCTGTGACGATGCCTGTCAGACTGCCAGTGACCAGAGGCATCTATACTATTTATGATCCTAAAG GCATAAAACAGAACCACTCAGTATTCTCAATACCAGACTTAGTAAAATCAGTCCCACACCGAGGCGACTATGCCACCGAAGATGAAATAGTTTTCATAGCCGAAAGCATACCGCCACTAGGCTTTAAATCATACTACGTAGACCGTCTCACAATACGCTCACGAACCAAACGCTCAATTATCAAGAagttaaacaaaaattctaAGAAGAAAAAGTATTTGACGAGGCAGACAAATAATCTGAAGATTGATGACAAGTCTTTATTGGATGATATTCCTGAGTACGAATATTTTGAGGATGCTACAGAAAAGATTTCACCGTCTTCGAAACTGAATTTGGTAAATGTATCGAAAGTGAAAGAGCTGGAAATGTATACAGATTTTGTGTTCACTCCGCCGCCTCAAAAAGTGCTGGAAATCGATGAAGAGTTAGAAGCGCAGAAAATTGTGTTGCAGAGTAGTTCTACTGCTGCGCCTGTACC ATTTACAACCCGCACAACGACAACGACTTCCACTACAACAACGGCTTCGACTTCGACTTTCACTACGACTTCTACTACAAAACGGCCTTTCACTACGACTACTACAGCTACTACAAAAGGGACTACTACAAAAACTACCCCGAATTACGTGGAGTATTATGACGAAGATACGACGGAAAATATAGTTGAAAGTACTACGCCGTATTTTGATTTCGAAAAGTATTATCGACGAATGGAAAAATCTGGGTATCATAGTATGGAGTCtagtgataattttattaagaatGAG tacatacaaataaacttcAACGACAAACGCAAGCTACTATCAATAGCTTTATCGAACGGTGTCAGCATATCTTTTGACGTACAAATTTGTTACTACGTATCAGACGACCCTACAAAACTAGGAACAGACAAGAAAAAACCGGGACCTTACATTTTCAGACCTATGGACCCCCAACCTCTGTTGATATCAGACAATTTAGAAGCTAAAGTTCTGAAGTCTGACATTGTAGAAGAATTACAGATTAAATTTTCTAATTACGCTGGTGTGACTCTTAGACTATATAAAGGTCTGCCAACGATAGAATTGGATTGGATCGTAGGTCCGATACCTGTGTATGATGATTTAGGAAAAGAAATTTTTATAAGATATGTTactgatttgaataataaaGGGGTTTTTTATACTGATAGTAATGGAAGGCAGACTATTAAGAGAATAAGAGAAGTTAGACCGACTTATACTCCTACTATTATGGACGCAGCTTCTGCGGTTGCAG gaAACTTCTACCCAGTGACATCAAAAATCTACATTGAAGACCTAGAAAAGAACATACGCCTATCAGTATTCCCTGACAGATCTCAAGGCGGAACCTCCTTATTGGATGGCAATATAGACTTAATGCTAAACAGAAGAATCTTCACCGACGATAGTGGAATCCAAGCTTATCTCAACGAAACGGAATTTGGCCAAGGCCTAATAGTTAGAGGAACTCACCACTTATATATTTCCAAAGCCGATTTTAGACCTAACAAAGTTTTCGAAAAGAAATTTGCTAAAGAATTGGAGTTAGGTCCTAAAGTTTTCACCTCTATACAtccaagttattttaatataagctATGATGCTTGGAAAGATAATACTAATGAGTATTCAGCTTTAAGAATGAAAGTTCCTATCGGTATCCATGTTTTGACTGTAGAAAAATGGCACGATAAACTATTGATAAGactagaaaattatttagaaaaatctgACGTAGTAAGAAATAGGATCAAAAAAGTATTCATAACAGATCTGTTTAGAGATTTTAGAATTACTGAATTAAGAGAAACTACTTTATCAGCTCATATTTGGTTGGAAGATTACTTTCCTTTGCAGTGGCAGAAAGAGAAATTTGTGAAGAATTTTAACCAAGTTTATGGGAATATTAGTAATTTGGTCTTTAGTGAAGATTCAGGGTTTCCCGATAGACCATTTACAAGAGTAAATTTAGATAGAGGAATAGACTTGAAACCGCAACAAATTAGAACGTTTGTAGCTAGTTATGTAAGACtgtaa